In one Solanum dulcamara chromosome 1, daSolDulc1.2, whole genome shotgun sequence genomic region, the following are encoded:
- the LOC129896254 gene encoding ubiquinol oxidase 4, chloroplastic/chromoplastic, with translation MAISISAMGFGTSVSSYSCLRASSFEKSSYLRNYQNPFRFNSHGSSRRSLSRKSCRVRATLLQENEEEVVVEKSFAPKSFPGNVEGGDNGEPPNDASSNGLEKWVIKLEQSVNILLTDSVIKILDTLYHDRNYARFFVLETIARVPYFAFISVLHMYESFGWWRRADYMKVHFAESWNEMHHLLIMEELGGNAWWFDRFLAQHIAIFYYFMTVLMYALSPRMAYHFSECVESHAYETYDKFIKDQGEELKKLPAPKIAVSYYTGGDLYLFDEFQTSREPNTRRPKIDNLYDAFMNIRDDEAEHCKTMKACQTHGSLRSPHTNPCDESEDDPGCPVPQADCVGIVDCVKKSVADPQVSKR, from the exons ATGGCGATTTCGATTTCTGCTATGGGTTTTGGAACTTCAGTTTCTTCATATTCTTGTTTGAGAGCTAGCAGTtttgagaaatcatcatatttgCGCAATTACCAGAACCCTTTTCGGTTTAATTCTCACGGGTCTTCACGGCGTTCCCTTTCGAG GAAATCATGTAGGGTTCGAGCAACGTTGTTAcaagagaatgaagaagaagTGGTTGTGGAGAAATCTTTTGCACCTAAGAGTTTTCCTGGTAATGTGGAAGGGGGAGATAATGGGGAGCCACCCAATGATGCATCCTCTAATGGTCTAGAGAAATGGGTTATAAAGCTTGAGCAGTCTGTAAATATCTTACTAACG GATTCAGTGATAAAGATTCTTGACACTTTGTATCACGACCGAAACTATGCAAGATTTTTTGTTCTGGAAACAATTGCAAGAGTTCCTTATTTTG CATTTATATCGGTTCTTCACATGTATGAGAGCTTTGGCTGGTGGAGAAGAGCAGATTATATGAAGGTGCATTTTGCTGAAAGCTGGAATGAGATGCACCATTTGCTCATTATGGAA GAATTAGGGGGAAATGCTTGGTGGTTTGATCGATTCCTTGCGCAACATATAGCTATATTCTATTATTTCATGACAGTCTTGATGTATGCTTTGAGCCCAAGAATGGCAT ATCATTTCTCTGAATGTGTGGAGAGCCATGCATATGAGACTTATGATAAATTCATCAAGGATCAAGGAG AGGAATTGAAGAAATTGCCCGCGCCAAAGATTGCCGTGAGCTACTACACGGGAGGTGACTTGTATTTGTTCG ATGAATTTCAAACTTCACGAGAACCTAATACTCGAAGACCAAAAATAG ATAATCTGTACGATGCATTCATGAACATTAGAGATGACGAAGCAGAGCATTGTAAGACAATGAAAGCCTGTCAAACTCATGGGAGCCTTCGTTCTCCGCACACAAATCCATGTGATGAATCTGAAGATGATCCAGGGTGTCCCGTACCTCAGGCTGATTGTGTAGGTATCGTGGATTGTGTAAAGAAATCTGTCGCCGATCCTCAAGTCAGCAAAAGGTAG